One part of the Rutidosis leptorrhynchoides isolate AG116_Rl617_1_P2 chromosome 1, CSIRO_AGI_Rlap_v1, whole genome shotgun sequence genome encodes these proteins:
- the LOC139840125 gene encoding uncharacterized protein has protein sequence MAKWDIPVACHAFSYMLKGDARVWFDSLPKDSVASFDDLKRKFRSKFSQQKRHKKNHVAAHGIKQKDSEGSRAFLARYTNETQQIPNLPESQRISGLLYGSRVRPLIEHLSRDLPNTYEALLEKAYVWLDAKETAGNFVLDDTSMSKRKEKSEKREDRHGKKEDRGRFHPYRRKTGAEIFGALMKTPREILATEKAANKFKAPGKMYNRGRDRDMTKFCDFHNDFGHNTDECFNLKTAIEEAVRLGKLSHLIKGIREPKKGFQKSLVCEENGGYRKRKWRIP, from the coding sequence ATGGCCAAATGGGACATACCCGTAGCATGCCATGCATTCTCTTACATGTTAAAGGGAGATGCTAGGGTTTGGTTTGACTCCCTACCAAAAGACTCCGTAGCTAGCTTCGACGACCTAAAACGAAAATTTAGATCTAAGTTTAGTCAGCAAAAACGACACAAGAAGAATCATGTGGCTGCCCATGGGATAAAGCAAAAGGATAGCGAAGGATCTAGGGCCTTTCTCGCTAGGTATACCAACGAAACACAGCAAATTCCTAACCTACCAGAATCCCAAAGAATTTCGGGGTTACTCTACGGATCTAGGGTCAGGCCTCTCATTGAACACCTTAGCCGAGACCTACCGAACACTTACGAAGCTTTGTTAGAAAAGGCATATGTATGGTTGGATGCTAAGGAGACAGCCGGTAACTTTGTCCTAGACGACACCTCCATGAGTAAACGAAAGGAGAAGTCGGAAAAAAGGGAAGACAGACATGGTAAGAAAGAGGATAGGGGGAGGTTCCACCCTTATCGAAGGAAAACCGGAGCTGAGATCTTTGGAGCGTTAATGAAAACTCCTAGGGAAATCCTAGCAACAGAAAAAGCTGCTAACAAGTTCAAAGCCCCAGGAAAAATGTACAATAGAGGAAGAGATAGGGACATGACCAAATTTTGTGACTTCCACAACGATTTTGGGCATAATACAGACGAATGTTTCAACCTCAAAACAGCCATCGAGGAGGCTGTAAGGTTGGGCAAACTGTCCCATCTCATAAAGGGAATTCGGGAACCTAAGAAAGGTTTCCAGAAAAGCTTAGTGTGCGAAGAAAATGGAGGATACAGGAAAAGAAAATGGAGAATACCTTAG
- the LOC139840134 gene encoding uncharacterized protein — translation MHWVSWNVALGALDKGGLGIGSLRASNLALMYKWIWRIALNPNAKWATIIKLIHGPATGIADLSPRQKGKVGNGRIVPFWLDEWCGNGTLASRYPRLFHLEVNPACLVAERRWKLADDGVFSVSVSRVAIDDMLLPSSATATRWFEYVPRKTNIFLWRLAIDRLPTRLKLSQKGLDIEDIGCASCHHGIEDADHVFFRCPIAIDIWRRIYIWINMDRPIPLFLSWQELILWVDNLQDASEVKKKIMVIFATSVWTIWKLRNSIIFGPSPIRKCGLFDFICDMSFNWYCNRGRKSIYLNVWLLKPL, via the exons ATGCATTGGGTGAGTTGGAATGTTGCTTTAGGCGCTCTTGATAAAGGTGGTTTGGGAATCGGTAGCCTACGGGCGTCTAACTTGGCTTTAATGTACAAGTGGATTTGGAGGATTGCATTGAACCCAAATGCTAAATGGGCCACTATTATTAAATTAATTCACGGACCTGCTACTGGGATTGCAGACTTGAGTCCACGTCAAAAAGG GAAAGTTGGTAACGGAAGAATAGTTCCTTTTTGGCTAGACGAGTGGTGCGGTAATGGTACTTTGGCTAGCAGATATCCTCGGTTGTTTCACCTCGAGGTTAACCCTGCTTGCTTAGTAGCCGAGAGGAGA TGGAAGTTAGCAGATGATGGTGTGTTTTCAGTTAGTGTTTCTCGTGTAGCTATCGATGACATGTTGCTCCCTTCTTCCGCAACTGCCACCAGATGGTTCGAATATGTTCCTCGTAAAACTAATATTTTTTTGTGGAGGCTCGCGATTGACAGGTTGCCTACTAGACTTAAGTTGTCGCAGAAAGGATTAGATATTGAAGATATAGGTTGTGCTTCTTGTCATCATGGAATAGAAGATGCGGACCACGTGTTTTTTAGGTGCCCGATTGCCATAGATATTTGGAGGAGGATTTACATTTGGATCAACATGGATCGTCCTATTCCCCTATTTTTGTCATGGCAGGAGTTGATTTTGTGGGTTGATAATCTTCAAGACGCATCGGAAGTTAAGAAGAAAATCATGGTTATCTTCGCGACCTCGGTTTGGACTATATGGAAGTTACGTAATAGTATTATTTTTGGGCCGTCTCCGATTCGGAAATGTGGCCTTTTTGATTTCATTTGTGATATGTCGTTTAATTGGTATTGTAATAGAGGTCGTAAAAGTATCTATTTGAACGTTTGGCTTTTAAAGCCATTGTAA